The DNA segment CGAGCAGCTCGCCGCGATGTCGCAGGCGACCGACGAGGCCGGCTCGCTCGCCGACCAGGCCGAGCGGCTCCGCGCGCTGCTCCGGAAGTTCGAGGTCGGCGGGGAGTCGCCCGACGACCCGTCGGCGTCGGGCGCGCGTACCGTCGCGATGGGCGACGGCGGGCAGTCGGACTGAGACGGCGGCCGCGACGCTTCGGCGGCTACTCTTTTCAAATCGCGTCGACCGCGTCCGCCAGCACCGGCAGCGCGCGCTTCACCTGCGCGCCGTCCTCGACGAAGACCAGCGTCCGGGGCGGTCGCACCGCCTTCGGTCTGACGCGGAGCCCCGCCCCGTCGGCCGCGTCGGCGACGACCTCTGGGAGGGCGGACCCGTCGCCCTCGTCGACCGCGTCCGCACCGCCGCCCGCGTCGTCACCGACGAACTCGATCCGGACGCGGTCGGACTGGAGGTACACCTCGGCGACGAGGACGGCCTCTACGTCGCCCTCGTCCTCGCGAACGATCCGGTACGCGAGCGCGCCGTCGGGCGTCGGCTCCGCGTCGGGGTCGGCGTCGACGAGCGCGAGGTCGCGCAGTCTCCCTTCGTTCCCGGAGACCTCCGAGGCGAGCAGCTGTGCGATCCGGACGCCGTCGGTCAGGCGGTCCGCGACCATCAGGCGTCACCCGGGGCGTCGGCCGCCGCGTCGTCGGCCACCTCGTTGCCGTCGCTGGCCGGCTCTCCGGCGGCCGCGAGCTCCTCGCGCACGTCGGCCGCGAGGTGGTCGACCGCGGCGCCGTGCTCCTTCGCGACGAGGACCGCGGCCGCCTCGATGGTGACCGCGAGCGCGCGCTGGCGCTCATTGATCGCGGCGACGGCGCGCTGCTTCTCCACGCCCGCCGCGACGATGGCGTCGAGGGCGGTCTCGAAGGTGGACTGCTCGCGGAGGATCGACTCGTCGGGCGTGAACCCCTCGGGGACGAGCACCTCGTCGGGGTCGAAGCGCGCGACGAGGTCGCCGTCCTCCTCGTCCACCAGCCCGCGGCCGACGGCGACGTCGACGAGCCGCTTCGCCTGATCCGGCGAGAACCAGTCGCGGTCGAGCGACAGCGCGACGACGAACTCGCCCTCGCCCAGCCGTTCCTTCGCGCGGTGTTTGAACGGGACGGCGACGGCGACCTCCAGGCTCATGTTCGAACGGCGGGGGGTCGACGGCGGTAAACCTACCGGACTGCGAGCCGGACTCGGGAGGTGTCGACATCGTCCGGCCTCGGCCGATCGAGCCCCGCCAACCGTTATGCCACGCGGGCGTGATGCCGAACGCATGGAGACCCGCCCGCTCGGCGACACCGGCCACGAAAGCACCGTCATGACGTTCGGCGCCATCGCGCTCAACTGGCTCGAACAGGAGGGCGCGAACCAGCTGGTCGAACACGTCCTCGACTACGGCGTCAACCACTTCGACGTGGCGCCGGAGTACGGCGACGCGGAGCTGAAGCTCGGCCCGAAGCTCCGACAGCACCGCGAGGAGATCTTCCTCGGCTGTAAGACCCAGGAGCGAACGTACGAGGGCGCGTGGCGCAAGCTCGAGCGATCGCTGAACCGCCTCGGCGTCGACAAAATCGATCTGTATCAGGTCCACGGGCTCGAGTACGACGAGGAGCTCGACTCGATCACGGGCGACGACGGCGCGCTCGCGGCGTTCCGCGAGGCGAAAGAGCAGGGGCTGATCGATCACATCGGACTGACGAGCCACGGCGACCCCGGCCTCATCCTCGACGCGCTCGACCGTGTCGACGACCTCAACTCGGTGATGTTCCCGCTGAACCCCGTCGTCGCCGGCAAGGACGGCGACGAGTACGACTACGAGGCGGTCCTCGCCCGCGCCGAGGAGAAGGACGTGGGCACGCTCGGGATCAAGGCGTTCGCCGGCGGCTCGTGGCCCCCGACCGACGAGCTCCCCGAGGCGGACCGACCGTTCGCGAACTGGTACCGTCCGGTCACCGCGCCCGACGAGATCCGCGAGCGGTTCGACTTCGCCGCCGCGCGGGGACTCACCAGCGTGATCAGCGCCGGCGACCCGAAGCTCGTCACCATGATCTTAGAGGCCGCCGCGGAGTACGACGGGATGGAGGAGGCCGCCCAGCGGTCGCTGATCGAGCGAGTGCGCCACGACGACAGCCCGGTCCCCGAACAGCTGCACCACTGAGGCGGCCGATGGACGTCCCGAAGACGGTCGCGACCGCGCTCGGCGACCGACCGGTGGCCGGGAAGCGCTGTCTAGA comes from the Halorubrum depositum genome and includes:
- a CDS encoding DUF2240 family protein is translated as MSLEVAVAVPFKHRAKERLGEGEFVVALSLDRDWFSPDQAKRLVDVAVGRGLVDEEDGDLVARFDPDEVLVPEGFTPDESILREQSTFETALDAIVAAGVEKQRAVAAINERQRALAVTIEAAAVLVAKEHGAAVDHLAADVREELAAAGEPASDGNEVADDAAADAPGDA
- a CDS encoding aldo/keto reductase, whose amino-acid sequence is METRPLGDTGHESTVMTFGAIALNWLEQEGANQLVEHVLDYGVNHFDVAPEYGDAELKLGPKLRQHREEIFLGCKTQERTYEGAWRKLERSLNRLGVDKIDLYQVHGLEYDEELDSITGDDGALAAFREAKEQGLIDHIGLTSHGDPGLILDALDRVDDLNSVMFPLNPVVAGKDGDEYDYEAVLARAEEKDVGTLGIKAFAGGSWPPTDELPEADRPFANWYRPVTAPDEIRERFDFAAARGLTSVISAGDPKLVTMILEAAAEYDGMEEAAQRSLIERVRHDDSPVPEQLHH